The segment ATGAAACATTAACTTTGCGCTAAACATGTCTCATAGATTTCAGTGTAAATAGTAATAATAGTTTTGCAAAATTGTTCAACATGAATGTATGGATTAAGaactaacaaaaaacaaaaacttaaaGTTGGACATAAAACAGTGCAGTGACTGGAATTCCTTTGGCTTGAACAGTTAAGATCTGGCATTTGACATTTTCTCTACAGTTGCCATGGTTCCCAGAGAACTTGTTCCCATCCTGGCCTGACTCCTTTTTATTGTCACAGCAACCACAGAAACATGCCACCCTTGTTCCCATGATGATCTGGGTGACAAGAAATCCCCTAGCATATAGTCATTACAGTCATGAGCCAAGTCTTTTTTGTCTGGGACATGTGTCTACTTAAGATCGGACCCTTCAGTAAAAGTCATTACAGCTAGTAAAAATAACTTTAGGTAAGGCTGGATTTTGCACTGACAGGTCCGATTAGAACTTGCCTccttatttaaataaacatgtcaaAATTGTTATTTCTGTTTCCGCCGTCTAGACCTTTTTCATTTGTGCAGCTCTGCCTGCAGTGATAGTCCTTGTGTTGTAAATTTACATGCACAGGCCAAGAACATGTGACTCTAAATACCCTGTTCACAAAGGAATTTAGTTAAACATCAATAGAGTGGGAGGTTATTGCACCTTGTGAGGCAGTCAGAGGCATGAGCAATCCTCTTAAAGCCTTCCATTGACCGCATGATACTCTACCCACTATCGCCTATAATACAcccccacacaaacacacacacacacctctacagTACACTCCAAATAAGGTTTACTAGAAAACACGGGAACTGTGAGCGTTGCCCTGAAAAGGTTATGGATTACATAACTGTTTTGATTGTGACACTAAAATCCAAAGCATTCCTTCTTTTTCTGCATATAAGAGACTTGCATTTTCAGCAGCAGAGTACACTCAATTGAGATAACTTGATATAAGTCCAAAGTGCATAGATTTGGATCACATCTACTTTACAGAGTACCTTGGTATACAACAGGTTTTACGCTAATTCACAGACAAATTCTTGTCAGTGGATGTTTGTTGTTAGAACCCTTTTTACCACGGACTCTCTACCTGCAGCAATGCCCCCTCCAGCATGTAGCTCCCAAGACAACTGCCTATGTCCCTCATGCCAAGAGCCGGCTCTGCTTTGGCCTTCAGTGAAGCACCCATACCTGCGTGGGTAAAAAGATCTCAATGTCACTTTGTTTGATAGAGGTGTTTCTAATGTGTTCCGACATCCTCGTCAACCAAAGAAATCATCTTTTCGTCTGTAACTGGACCAAAGTGAAAGCTCAGCACATGTGCTGCCATTTCCCAGTCTTGGAGAAACAGAATAAACCTGTTTTATTTCCAGTACAtttgcagagaaagaaagaaattgcAAGTACTTTATGACTCTTTTGATACTGATTGTTGTGATTTATTATATTGATGTTTCTTGAGGGTATATAGCACAAATTACTAATGGCTTCCTCAATTTTAATGATGATGAAGCACATCATAACCACAGCTTAACCCACTCTATGTTCCTATTTCTGTTATGCTTATGGTAACTGCAGTCTGGTTGAAATACCTGTGTATAGACATTGCAAGCATAGCTAACCTGGAGGTGGTCACTACACACATAACAAACATACTCTTATGCCTGAAACTGTTTTTGGTAAGACGACCCCTGTTGAGCCTGTGCAGTCTGGATATTTGACCACAGACAgatggtggagctgaggtgaggGGGCGGAGATGTGTCCATGTTTAGATGAGTGCTGTGAGTCATTTCAGAGGCTGACTGAGGGTGCTGTGTTGAGGCACTAATCATTTATGTAACCTAATCATCCTGAGGAGAATCCCAGTCTTTGTTGACCTGGTCTGAGTCTCCCTTTGTTATTGagatggttaccatggttacttTGGTCATGTGTTTGAAGCCAGTCAAACTGTAACTTGTGATTAGCTGGAGTACAGCAGCGATGTTGCCAGTGAGGCTTAATCCgaacacacatgtacaatgtTAAAAATGGTGGATGGAGTATTGTGAGGACGGAACTGGTTTTAAACTTAAACCATGATTAAACCATGATTATTCAATGAAAACAAGTGTACTTACTCTGTACTTAAACGTTACTtcagagcagaaacacaaaacCTGTTCTTTCCATGCTGAAATTTTACACAACTACCTTTATTTTTTCCTATGGGATTTTTGAAATTCTAAAGGAACAAAGAGTTAATTCTTAACATGGTTTTAAACACAGCAATGACAAAATCTACAGTCGTCATTCCACACAGTAATATATTAAAAATTCCTTGTGAAGCTAATATATTGGTTCACTTGTCTGGCTTAGGCAAATCAAGTAGGTCTCTTCCAGAGTAACTGTCTCTTTAGTATAAAATACTGTCCTTCAGTGTTTTCATGATGAGCCACAGTGAAGCAACCCTGCCTTGGTCTGCAGAAGTCGTAGGGTTAGGTTAGCTGAGTCATACATTGAattttctctccctgtcttaCTGGAAATGTAAGGGGTCTCTTTAGGGCCGGTTTGTTAAGtatacatgaaaaacaaaaaaataaataaataaataaaattaaactgTATTTACACCCAGAGGCAAAAACTAGGCCTTGACAGGTAGTACATTGTACAACATTCTCTACCTGCAGTGTCAGCTTTGAATAACTTAGGTGTTACAGTGCACTGTTTTAACTCAAAGGTGTAACCTGGATCTTTGCTGGATGTTTCCATTGTAGTGACATTCCCACAACCCCATTGTTGGCCTCCCGACTTAGCAGGATTAATAATTTAATCgaccttttgtttttgtgaacaCAACCAAACTGTGAATATAACACTGCTGACCTGCCAGATATCAGCATCTTACATTTGTCATGGCAGCAAAAGCAAAACAATCACCACAGAAAGAATGTAGGAGCTTCATTAAAAGGCTGCTTAAAGGAAACCTTGGGAGGGCAACTTGGTTGATTAACAAAGCGTAGGTATGGCCACAGCTGAGTCACAGCTTCTGAGCTGCATGATAATAGCGCAAATTCAATAAAGCCTTATCCCCGCCTGCTTTGTTTTATACTTTACTGTATAAACTGTGACTCAGAAGATGGAGTAAGGTTAAGTAGCCAGATGAGATTTGGCACAAAACGACAAAATTACCTTTCCTGTAAAACATCAGTTTCTGTGGACCACCAACAGAATCGGTGTCATGACCTGCATTGACTTTGGCAGAAATGGGGTTTTATCATTTGTTGTTTGGATTCATCAATCAATTTACTATCATTTTGGGCTGTTCACATAGTCTTtgtgcatgaaaacaaaaacatttctaataaaatattaattgcATCACTTGCAGGACAGTATCATCCTAGTGTTAAGTGATACACATAACATACATTTCTGCCCATTGATCATACTAACTTTACAGTTTACAACTTTAAACACAAAGGTTTTTAAGGGTTTGCCATACATGTTATTAGTCATATTATCAAAATTTATTATACGTTTATTATGTGTATCATAGGTTGCTTACTCAAGCCACAGTGCTGTGTGCAAATTAACCGGAAGCATTTACAGCTATATGTGTCCCATAGTAGAAGTTACAGTAAATGTGAGAATACACAGGGAAGGGCATGTGTTGGTGTTTCTATGCCTTGCCTCACTGTATGCAGCTACTGTGGCAGTGTGGTATTCTAGCTGTCTGCTTTGGCCCATTTGTTCAGTCAACAGGAGTAACCTCCAGCTGTGATGAGACCTCATCTtttgggggggggtgggggggcaagaaggagaaaaataggctctgtgtgtgtgtgtgtgtgtgtgtgtgtgtgtgtgtgtgtgtgtgtgtgtgtgtgcgtgtgatgtgcttggggggtggggggtgtgcACGTGTGTACCTGACTGTGTATGTCCTCCGTACACCTCATACACCAAGCCACTGCAATAACACAAGAATGTTCTGGACAGCTGCCAAATATAAAAGCAGGCGGAAATGGGCAGAAGGGAGCTGCAGGGGTACTGCAGGAAAGAACAACTTCCCGAtcacaacagcagcacttaCTGTAAGCTGGGAGGAGACCAGACATTTACGTTTACAGTGAGGCAGGTTAACTTGTTAAAGCAAGGCTGTACATGCCCAAATGTAGCgttacacacagtcacagattgTGAAAGTAGAAGAACAGTAAGGACAAACAAGGGCTGGGCCAGaagacaacaaccacagagaatACACCGAGGGAAGAGATTTAAATGAGTCGTTGATTTCATAACCAGCAGTATAGTTGCATTTAGTGAAGGAGCTGCTTAGATGTGTTGAAAATCAGACGTGCTCCACACTAGTTAAAAATGCAGTCAAATGGGCACAAAGAGCAGCAGTGGAGGGGGCGAGGAAAGCATGAAAGAGGGGAGGTTAGGAAGGGTTATAACCACCACCTGCAGGTGAGTGTACTACAGGAGCCAAGAACTATTTAAAAATCACCCAACACTCTCCAGAATGTTACTGTTTCTCATTTGTGTGTGcaactgtgtctgtctgctcaaCACATTTTGGTTTATACATTATACCTTTCAATGGCTGGAAAACCATGACAGGTATGACCCATAGTTGTTGCAACATATTCATTCAGTCAGTCACATTTCAGCTCACTTAAATTATTGTCTCTATGTCTGATAGAAGTGTCTGTTTCTTTAGCTGCTGTTGCTCTGCTGGATTCATCAGCCAGTCGATAATGCagccttttttctgtttgaaaTGGGTTTTCAGTACTATGTTTGTTAATTTTTCTTCTGAAGACCCATTGGTTTCTAAATGCTCACTGTATATTGAATCATATTTTTGAAACAGTTGTACAATGAGAACTCTGCTAACCCTCGCCTGTTTTCTCTTGTCATGTTGCCTTGATGCCATGATCATGTTGTGATCACATATCACAACAGAAATCTTTTCCTCTGAATTTCTCTTCCCTCCCCCCCTTCAGACCGAAGCTATAGTACCCCTTATCAACACCAGTGTTTTGAAAGAGTAGATATTGACAGACAGAACATTGCATAATTTTCTTCCCTTTCCTTTTTTATCCACCTTGAAAAATCACTTAGCAGCAGAAAGGATAAAACAAATAGCAATGTGTACTAGGAAAAGGAAGTCGCTGTCTTGAGCACACATAACATACAATCTGTCTgactctctctccatctctcacttTCCTTCCCTCAGATCTGTTTTCCAATATATGCTTGCAGTAGTGTGAAAACAAGGGGTCCTGGCACTACTGTGCCATTTATGTAATCTCCTCACTGCTTCTGGTCCCTGTATTTCTCTGCCATGTCGTGGCTCGGCAGACATAGTCTGACTCAGGGGAGGGTCACACAATCACATAAACAGGCTGATATgggcacacgcacacatttgGGACAGGAGAACAGATGGAGGGGCAGAGTGACTAGTGGAAGACCGATAATGAACCCAAAGTAGACCCCATGTTGTCCCCGCTGGCATGTGTTACCGTATGCTGTGTTTGGATGTGATGTGTTATTTGGGagagtgttttttattattttactcaAACAATAGTTCTTTCCATTACACATAGTTTCTATTGACACTAGTTTATCTTCTTATTGTATGTTATCAGCTCCACTCCTTTTTTTCCTATCTTTGGTATTTGACATTATCAGCTGAAAAGTTCAACATTCCTTACAGTAACAAGTGCCATGTTTCATCTTTAAGCACAGATATCAACACATTTATGGGATGGGAAAGCAGTCAGTTTGTGTCATTCATTTACCTGGGCATGTCTAAATGCCTTGAGTTTAAGAAAGCAGGAAACCTCTGTGAGGAGGTTCAGTCTGACTAGGACCTGTAAAAAATAGGTCTTCCGCTATTGAAAAGGAAGCAGCTCTGCCCATAGTTAAGAATAATTAAGTAAAGCAGTGTGCTGAGAAGAGAAGTTACACATGAAAGCTGTGTTTTCTTCCATCTTTATGTGCCTTCGAGTACTCACAAAGAATAGCTTTTTTCCTAAGAATGTGCATTGTCATAAGTGTTTAGTCAAGCTGAACTGAATAGTCATGTCACTTCCACTTTCAGGTCATTGATTAAAATATTTCAGGTGTTGATTTGGAACTTCCGTTTTTCAGATTGGGTGGTTTCAATAATTCACAAGTCAATAGACTGGAACAATAATATGTTTTACTAGCTCTAACCAACATGGCGATAAGGTGATGCTTGGCGTCAAAAACTATTCAAAGCTTTTTGttgatttttccatttttataaGGCTGTTTCACTGGCTAGTGTTTAACACCAGTTTAGAGAGTGTGGATTACAACACTGGGGAGATAGATAACAATGATTGAATGGATGAAATTGTCTGCACAAGAGGAAGTGGTGGAAGCAGTAAAGAGGGAGTGCAAGTGGTTTGGATGCTCTCAGGAAGTTGGAAGCCTGCCAGAAActgatgtgatgatgtcacttctGTTGTAGCAAATGGATAGTACTCGATTTGTCAAAAAGACATCTGCTCTAAGAATCCTGTATTTCATGCTTCCTTTTAACTGCAATGGTCTCTCACTTTGTCCTTCCCTCGGAGGAAGCCTCATGATCCACTTATGACTGAATGCCATGTGACAATAACTAGCACTGGACTAATATTCTCTTCATTATGTGCTGCAACCACTTATGCTCATGTCAGCCTGTTTCAGAAAACAGATTCACTGTGCAAATAACATGTTATTAATTTGCACTAATAGTCTTTGTCATGAttgacctaaaaaaaaatccaatctgTGTGTACGTCCGCTTCCATCCCATTATTCCTCTTTTGCTTGCTTGTGAcctcttttccttccttcctctggtGAGAGTATAACCAGGCCTTGATATCTGGACCAATTTATAAATGTGCTTGAAGCAACAACTTGATATTTTTTATGGCCAATATGTGTCTTTTACAGTTACAGTATTCCCCCTTGAGTTGCCTATGTTAACATGTATGCAAAGGCTGCCAAAACTGAAGTGAAAACGGTAATTTACAGCAACTCCAACATTTCTAAGTAAGAGCAGGCTTCCTGATACATCACGATATCAGGGCAGACAACTTACAGTGGTGTAGATTGACAGTAATAAGCCTTTGCTAAAACGTCTCAGGAACTGAAATTTTCCTCAGAATTGAGTGGTGTTCTTTAGGTTTTGGCTCAGTATTGTAAATGAATACTTCCCTAAAACAGGCATTTAAGTCTCTCTTTCACGACAATAAGTCAGCATCAGGGAAAGCATATGGTACGATGGCATATTGTGCAAAAATAGTGGGTTTTCATGGTGGCATACAGACAGGATATAAACTTTGGTATCGCTTCTTGGATCTATCAGACTACACATCCGCCTATTGAGTCACAAGAAATCCCAACTTGAAAAGTTTGTGTTACGATTTTTTTTATCGCAGTATATTTGCATCAACTGggaaaaaaatttaaaatacCAAGGCTGAAAAGAAGTTCATTTGTTTAGATGAAGCGTgcaaaatattgaaaaaaatattgtgtgtgttcattaacTTAGTGGCTGCTGTGGATATATTGATCCGCTTTTGCCTCAGCATCACTCATGCACGGTTGCAATATAACAGGCTTGTCCCTTCAGCTGAGATCCAGTAATCGTTAGAGGAGAACGCAGACACGCTTATTGTATTTCTTTAAAAAGGACTTACATCACCATTGCATGCCAATACCAAACATCCTCGATAGATCAATAGTCTCAAATTACAGTGGTTGTTCCAGTTAATTGTAGGAGTTAGAGTGTTAATGCTTTGAGTAATCACCTGTTTACTTTCCATTAAGGTATTGAAAAGAGCCTGCTAAGTCATGCATAGGCAGTTAAATGTGTTACATTACTAAGAGTAATTAATTCTGCTGACTTGCTAACAAACACATTTAGTATGATGAATTTGCACCCTGTAGTGCCCTACATCCTGGGTATCTTTTAAGaatgtgtgggtctgtgggtgTCACTGATATGCGATAGCATTAAAATGACTCTGAGATGGGCTATCCGTCTCAGAGTGGGTGAAAGCTCTGAGTGTAAGTATGGCGTGTGCACGTATAAAAACCATTTCAGCTGGGAGTAAAAACTGCCTTTCAGCTCTTATCAGGAAGCGAGCAGAACAGGGCCGATCACCTCCCACTGCTGAGCTATCAATGTGGAGTTAATTGCCTTTCAGAAAAAGCAGGAGGCATgggggctggtgtgtgtgtgtgtgtgtgtgtgttccttttttttttgcttgtttgttgGCTTTTTCTTTTTCGATTAACCTCTGTTGCATTGCAACATGGTGCAGGGGGCTCAGCCTTGAATTGTTCCCATAAGCCTGCAATCTATCATTTAGATTATTTACTTAGATGATAGGGACAAACGGACTTGACAGAAAGTGATACAAACCACAttacacagagacagcagcacaaaAAGATGGAGAGTAAGATAGCGGGAAGGACAAATAAGTGAAAGGAAGGAGTGATGTGGAGAGACTGAGACAAGGAGGAGGTAGGCTGGGCCTGGCAGGCGAACAGCATGTTCTGTGAGAGCTATAAGAGAGAAGGTCATTCAAGGTCTCCTGTCATGCTTGATGGGATACAGTGGGGTTTCTGAAAGAATGAGCCACTGGGGTTGGGTTGTGGTGCTGGGTCCTACTGGTCTACATGTCTATCATGCATGCATcgaggtgctgtgtgtgtgtatatgcacacatacacagtatgtCCAGCACTAATGGCCTTGTGTTGTAGCTTACTGCGTCCAGGTCTCATGTCTCTCTGCATTTGTTACAGTTTGTAGCCTCAAATACCTCAGCATTAACCATTACTGCAGTCTTTAGAGGCATGTGGATGTGAGTGGGCCTCTGTGCTTGGTGCTTTCTATACAGTAGCTTTGACATTCTTCACTTGACAACTAGTATTTTTCAGGCCAACTCAACCTGTCCAGCAACTAGTGGTGATGCtttgaaaaaatgttttaaagtaaAGGCCATGCTGAGACACTTTGCTTTGCAGATGTCAAAAGCCTGAAGATTAATTAAAATACATATGAGAAATACATATTAGAGCACAAGTCTGATTGAAGTTTTTGGCTCAGAGAAATGCACACAGTGGGGTTCAGTGGTCCTTGATCCTGCAGATTTCTGAAAAAATCTGTCTTAGATACCATGACTACTGACTGCTGAGTTCTCTGTACTGAGTAAGTAAGGGTAACATATCAAGAGACTTGGGTTGGTTTTAAACATACATTACTGTATGATGCCACAATAACCAAAGTCTTTTATCAGACTGTGCTTAGTTGtgtaatttccccattgtgggactaataaaggtttcttaatcttgaACTGCACATTCATGTAGTGTGAGCTGTATAACTCATGTCCGTCTATCTTAGGCCATGCATTTACCATTCACCCCTCAAATAGTAGACATGTACCTCGACTTTGTCCTGGTTTGGCAGCACATAAATAATATATCGACATATGCTTGGCAGGCATAAGAATAAGTCATGTCCAAAGATGTTTCTGCCTGCACTGGGTCACACTCCAGAAGCCTCCTAGCAGTTTTCCATCATATGGTGCCTCAGAAGGGCATCAGtgagtgtttgcatgtgtgcaagCATGCATATGTTTAGCCTACCCTGCATGTGTTACAGTGTGAACAGTATCCGTTGGGTGTTCTTGCTtcctttttttatcattattatctTTTTGCAAACTTGCTTCAACTGCAGTGTAGTATGTGCATGTCGCTAAATTAAAATGAGAACATTGATTTCAGTTACAGCTTAGCCACTAGTGCCTAGTCCTGCAAGCCTGGCAGTTTTTGTAAAATAAGATGAATGTGATGGAAACTGTAATACAATTACTAATGACAAATCACATCCCGTCGATTTCTAGCTCAGCAgtattattacacacacacacacgcaccgaATACACAGACACTTGAGTGTGGATTGGATTGGGATTGCTTTAAGATAAATGCTGATTAGATTAATGGCCAGTGATTGTGCAGTTAGAAACAGATTCACTAAGGCAGATCTTCACCGTGGTGGAGTTTTGCTCcaagacaaagaaaacaagagtGGTACTTAGTGATCCTGGTTGTTCCAGGAATTGTGTCCTTACTTCTGTTGCTTGTTGACATCATGAAGTTGTTCAAAGTTGTGCAAAATCAGCTTTATACTGTGCATGCACCTTCTCATAGCACATGGTGGAATGTAGTGCATCTGTTGAACTTGGGGCCTTTTTTACTGACACAAAGTTAGACCACATCCCCCCACTCTTTTTCCAGTGCATTGCTTCTCATTGACAGGTTAACCTCTGTTGTGGTATTATTTAGGTCAGACCACACTGAGCAGAACTTGTACTAAGCTTTTCTGGTGAAATTCCACTCAGTTATTTAAATTTACTGAACTTTTGCAGTCAACAGTCTTTATACATAAAAATAGGACTAGACAGCCAGTGGAAAAGTTGCTACTAAGTTTGGAATGTACAACATGGGACATTCTTATAAGAGATTATTGATACACTTGCAGTATTAGAAGGTTAACATACTGTAATCCACATATTGGTATACTGGATTCCTGTCAGTGTACGCTCTAGTGCTTCTGTATGAGAGGTGGTTAGGGATATTCAAATGCACTCAGATGCTTTtactgcttcctctctgtgtgactcttcctctttctctgccctGGTTGTATTTGTGGCCTTTTACTGCAACCAATCCTCTATTAATGGTGCAGTATATAATGACTGGAAATGGTACAGCATAATGAGGCAAAACATTGCAATCATCATGCACAGAAAGCAGCGACCAATCAATTTCAAATTTATTATTCCTGGTCTCCCCTTCTCCTTCTTAAATAAGTAAAAGTTCTCCCTGTTCCTCTTCTATCATCAATGATTAACATTCCAGTTGTTGGCGTCTTTCGACTGAAAGCCCCTTGATGTGTGGTTGGGAAATCCCCTTCATTAAGTTTCTATTGCCGTTAATCACGCCAGGGCAGATCACATGGAAAAGTGTGCTAACTGGCAGACATTATTTATCGGTTCTATACTGTTTCTCAGACCTTTGCATCTGTTGCAGGTTATTACTGCAAAGTAAATGTTATGATGTTGCTCCCAAATTTTTAATTACTGCCCCAAGTCTGTGCATAATCACATAATAGCTCATCTTTGCTCTTGTTCTCACCTCTGTCCACAGTGAATGAGTATGTGTTCATGGTTCAAGCCAGAGGGATCCAGATAAGAGAGAATGTGAAGAACATTGGGGCCCAGGTTTTGGAGCAAGTAGTGAGAGGGGCTTACAACAACGGCACAGGTAAAACATTCATATTGACATTCAGAACTGTTAGGGAGGCTTGGCTTTCATGTAATATAACACAAAGCTGTAGTGTTGACAGGTGCATGTGTAATTCCAGATTATTCCTATGACTTCAACTTCAGTGAGAGTGAGGCTCCTCCCACCACATACCTTCCTGAGGACTTCACCTACCTCCCCTCTCAGGTTTGCCCTGAGAGGCTGCCCTCCATGAGTAAGTCCTTTGTTACTGTTAACAGTTTGTATAGATCCTGACTTGCAATCCtggtatatatacagtatattaagCACTAAATGAGGAACATGTCTCATAGTTGCAGCGTCTTTGTTCTAAGAATGAGTGGTGACATTATTCAGAGCACATTCTGTGCTTTCAGCTTTGATTGATGATGCAAATATTTGGtatatttccctttttttgctGCTACACATCTCTTTATGACTCTTCACATTAAATCATGGCCTACTCAGTCACAGTCCTCCTTACTGTCATGGATCATGGACTCTACTTTCTTTCTCACACAGAGGGCAGGTTGGAGGTAAATATGAGTGAGGTATCTCTGGAGGAGGTGGAAAGATCCTTGCTGGAAGTAGAGCCTACCATGGCCCTGGGTGGCTACTGGAAGCCCACAGATTGTTTACCTCAGTGGAAGGTAAGAGTGGAGTACATTACATAAACACTAATATACAACTATTATTTTGAATATGATAATTTTCAGTGTGCATCATGTAATACAGTGGGGTGTTTAGAAGTATCCTGAAACCTGTGGAACAGGGTCATCTTATTTAAGCCAGTATTTAACCAAAACATCTCTGTAATGCCTGCTACTGCTAACCTGGCTTTCTATGATGTTGAATGTTTCACATCCTAACAGAGAGACAAACTCATGTGtaatgtcagtttttttttgttgatataAAGTTTGACTATCGTGTTATCACTTCAGAGGCCACACGCTGTGCCGTTGTTGATCTGTATCACATTTTACTGACAGGTGTTTCCATTGTTCAGTCAACCTCTTTTATATCTGTAAGTTAATAACACAGAAAACCTATTGCTGTATATTGCAGCACTCAGTATATAAGAGACAGCGTTGACCCCCCCTTTAGTGTCACAAAAAAGTGTGGTAGTGGTGGTCAAAATATTCAGCATCTTTCACATGCCAGCCTTTTGTCTAGCTTTCTTCCTCATTCTGAATGACACGGAAGCCTCTGTGTCACATTcattagaaaaaaatgtacagataCACTAAAAATACAAGAAGCAAAAGCAaagcatgcatttttttcctgtccATGTTTATTGTCCAGCAGAGCAATATTGCCtaccatctgtctgtctgtctctcttcattcTCCCTGAAGGACTGTGTATGTTCTGACAACCAAAAAATTCTCTCTCTTATTAGCCAGCAGTCTCTCTCACAtctatcacccccccccccttccctctctctctctctctttatgtctcTCACAGCCTTCTCATTGTCTTCCATTTCCATTGCTTTTTGTGCCATCCTATTACAGTGtcactgttttttgtttattgagCTTcaaaagaaatttaaaaatggGCACTGCCATAGTTACTGCACCATggggaaaaataaatacagacatttaCTGCCTCTCACAGATATTTAGTGCCTCCGTGCTTCTGACTGATGCCTGTCAGATCTCATTGTGAAAAAGAGATTTTACAAACTTGCCACTCTTTTGTCATGAGGCTTTATGGTGATTAGTGGGTTTTGTTGCTGTCCTCACCCACATTTCTCATTTAGCTACCGTTGAGAGATCACAACATGGAAATACTATGCACTTTGTACCAGCAGTACCGTTGACCTGGTTTTACATCAAATGTGTCTTTGAGTCTCCTTGTATCTTTTTctatgtgtgtttctctgtattTATGCATCAGTACTTTATTACATGGCTCTACCCTATTTTGTGCCCCCAGGTGGCAATCCTAGTTCCATTCAGGAACCGACATGAACATTTGCCCATCCTCCTGAGACACCTGGTGCCAGTGCTACAGAAGCAGAGACTCCAGTTTGCCTTTTATGTCATAGAGCAGGTATGAAGTGCACATCTATTCATTGTTACTGTGTGAAACCAAGCACATGGGAATGAAATAAGTCCTGAATAACTGTCTAATAAAGGTGTCCGTTTCTGTCCTTAGGGGGGCACAGAGCCTTTTAATCGAGCTATGTTGTTCAATGTGGGCTACAAGGAGGCTATGAAGGACCTGGACTGGGACTGTCTTATCTTCCACGATGTCGACCACCTCATGGAGAATGACAGGAACTACTACGGCTGTAGAGACATGCCCCGACACTTTGCGGTCAAGCTGGACAAGT is part of the Parambassis ranga chromosome 7, fParRan2.1, whole genome shotgun sequence genome and harbors:
- the b4galt5 gene encoding beta-1,4-galactosyltransferase 5, with amino-acid sequence MPTHLRFRRRSFLGLLFLFSLSTSALYFIYSAPGIVNEYVFMVQARGIQIRENVKNIGAQVLEQVVRGAYNNGTDYSYDFNFSESEAPPTTYLPEDFTYLPSQVCPERLPSMKGRLEVNMSEVSLEEVERSLLEVEPTMALGGYWKPTDCLPQWKVAILVPFRNRHEHLPILLRHLVPVLQKQRLQFAFYVIEQGGTEPFNRAMLFNVGYKEAMKDLDWDCLIFHDVDHLMENDRNYYGCRDMPRHFAVKLDKYSYMLPYHEFFGGVSGLMVKQFKKINGFPNAFWGWGGEDDDLWNRVRFANYTVSRPHGDVGRYMSIPHHHRGEVQFLGRYSLLRHSKERQKVDGLNNLNYSPLVSRRPLYTNITVSLSRKLAPIANY